In Camelina sativa cultivar DH55 chromosome 13, Cs, whole genome shotgun sequence, the genomic window ACTCCTTGATTGCACTGACATTATCTGCAGGAGTCACTATGGGTTAGAAGTTCATACCATAATAAAAGCTAAAACTAAATGTTATTCCAAGTATTCAAAACACCTTATGAAGAAGCTGGTCCATATTGCCTTCCATCCCAAAAATATTACTCTTCATCCTACCAGGTAAAGAAGCAAATGTTTTGATCATAACCGGTGTGAtcaaatcatacacaaaaagtGTTGAAATGTTTACGAGAATCACACACTTAAAACCTGAAACGATCCACGACTCATTACAAGTACCTTTTGATGGTATCTGTAGCACTGATAAACTTATTGTAATTTTCATAGACTAGCATTTGCAAGTCTGTGTCAAGATTTTTAATCTCCGCAGCCATTTGAACATGTCTTTGCAGAAGCACCTCCAGATTCGACTTTTTAATCTGCAAAAGCCAATAAAACCACCAAATCGTGGCATATTATTTCTCAATCAGTCACTCTCGCTACTGTCACCATACTTAACAGAAACCTCATAAATCCAATTGAGTGAGGAACTATAAACCTCACAGAACtaagtaaaactaaatttggaAGAATTCTCATACGATTCTAgcatataaaataaacaaaaccagCCAGGGGAAATTCATGATCAACCACCACATTGATCCGTATATGCACACCCAATCAAAATTCAAGAGTCCTCTACAAACACCTTGCACTGTAAAGGGCACAATTCAAAGCTACCAACTATTTTCAGGCTCCATAAGATACTAGTCGGATCTAAACCTAACTTTGGAAATAACTTCAGTGAATCGAAATACTGAATAATTTATAACAATTCACAAGCTACTGACGCTTGTGTGGTCGATTCACGAATAATCTCATAAAAAGGGGAAAAGAAAACGAAGACTAACCATGAGATCCATGTACTGATCAGCATCGAATGAAGTGCTGTTGATGTTATCGAAAGAGGCGCTGATCGATGAACCACTCGTCGAGATTGAAGGATCCGGAGCGTAAAAGCTCGACAATagatctctcattctcttcgcCTTTTCGTCCATCGGAGCTGCCTCCGTAGCCATTGGGTTCCTTCCTTCCTGCTTCTTCTCGAAGACGACGAAAGTTCCTGTCACCGGAAGCCAAATTGAAATGCAAGAAGATGGTGGATCCGACTAAATCAAGTGTAGGTGGTCACCTCACCATCGATGCGATGTGAGAAACTTGGAACGGAGCCGTATCCGACTCGAACTATGCCTACGTTGGTCCAAGGTGTGTTTTTTAAAATCCGTCCCTCGGAACTCGTAAAACCGGAAACCGGTTTAGTGGTCCGGATTACTTAATAAGATTACTGGTTTACTTACTCTGCTGTGTTCGATTTAGCTTAAATCACTTTTATTCGTTTAATAATTAAACCATCCACATAGAGAATGGGATGTTAAGGAAATAATTAGAGATCGAAAGATACATTTCCATAATTGATGATATGAGTGCTTTGAAGAAGCGCCGGTCTGTAGATACCACAGTCCGGTTGAAAGATTAGAGACAACCAAACCACTCGTTAGGAAACTTGAATTCAGAGTGATTTGTTTAGAAATTTTGACAATCTATCCCGACATAGTCCAGATTAGAGCTTCCATCTCCGAGTGTAGAAGCAAAAAACTCCAACTCAAACATCTCCTGTTCAGTGATTagtaactaaataaataattatcattACTGGACTCTGATTAACCAAAGACAACACTATTGTTTTTGATTGGCCTGTCcaccaaataaaattttacttattgacccaaataataatacatacataaattgtttCATCCCCTATAtcaagataaattaaaaatctcaacactaatttaaaatataagcaCAGGTCCCAGATTCAATATCATCTCTCATGATCTATATTTTAGTTCTAAACGAGGCTCTTATTTTACATAGTCAGCATTCATCAATGAGACTGGTGCTTTCTGGCTCTTCGATGAGTAATGGCTGAATCATCTTTCTTGGATCCTTCAGGTTTGCGAGCCCAAGCTGGTGCTTGGTCTGGTCCATATCTGTAGTCATAGAAAAGCTCCTCACTTGCTTCTATTCGTTCGTTCGCAAAAATTCCCACCCTGTGATCTCCTGCCACGAACATTACCTACAACACAAACAAAGACCCTTAAGTTTTTCTTGTATACATAATAAAACTCTTTCCACATCAAGAAtgatatatttacaaatattgtAGACACAACTGTCGTTTGACCATAATTTACAAAGCTAGATTTtgatcatttgttttctttagtgcTATTCGTGCTTAGCTTTGTATACAATGCTACTCTCGCCTCTAATTTTTAGGCCCTTTATTATTGATACTAGTCTTTTCCTACTCCTAGTAAACATTCTAACTGGAACTTCTGAATAATTTAAGTGACTAAGAATCAAAAGAGAAGGTATAACTACTAAAAGATCATGTGGTTTTTAATACCAAAACTGATATGAGCAAGGAGCTTTTGGTACCTTAGCGTAGCAATTGGGTTTTGCTGAGTGATTGGCAAATTTCAGCTTGTCTCCTTTGCGCTGAGCATCCAGGACATACTGCAGATATAGAAAACAAACTTATAGATACGAAGTCCAAGAGGAATACATCAGATAGAAGGTAAGAGATTTAGTCACCTGATCATTCAAGTCAAAGAGGAAGGACGAATTTGCCCGGTCATATATTTTCCCACGCTTATCTGCCTCACGGTGTGATATCAATTCGCCAGTGTATTCTCCGAGATATTCATTTTTGCTGACCGAGTTCTGATGATCAGATGAGGATTAGATTACTTATAGATAAAGAGAAGATGTATGAAACAATAGTTACTGAAAAAGAGATTAACATGATTTACCTTTAGAAAAGCACCCCATCCAGCAACATCAGACTTTCCCAATAGGATCTGGTAAATATAGTACAAAAGAAATTAGATTTATTAACAATGAATGCATTTTTTGTGTGGTAAATACATGATTTAATGACGGCGTTATACCCTCTGTTGTTGCCTCAGGAGAAGTCTCATATTTCCGCATTGCCCTTCTCCGCGTCTTGGTGCCTCACCAAGAGAACCATCTCCACAACTGAGAGTAAATAAGAAAGTCTTTTTAAATTACTCATCAAATAGTAGATATTCGATTTATATTTCACATCAAGAGATCTGGATTTAAACTGATTACCTAACCCAGCAATTTCTGCAAACATCTGGATCGCATTCTCTGCCAGCAGCAAAGCAGGGACACTGCCTGCTTCTGCATTGACTCTTGGCACAATGACATCCTCGGAAACGATTCTTGCAGCTTTTTGAGCACCTGAATTAAAATCAAGGGACTAGTATAAGAAGATCCTCTATTACTTCATTTGACTTGGATTTGTTTACATACCCGCAATATTTCTCGCAGCAAGTTTCATTAGTTAGACAAGGGCAATCCTTTCCACACATTGACACGCATCCACACGGCGTGTATTGTTTACAGGACTGGTTTTTGCCACCGGCTATTCTTTTCCAGACAGATGGATGACCAGCAGACTTTGTAGAGTATTTCAGCTTTCGGGTTTTGCCTTTTCTACGGAACAATCTTGTCCTTGGAGGCACCTCATCATCCTGTCAAGTAATGTATAAGAGAGTATTATAAACTAAAAGATGATTCAGACAGACATGGCATGAGTATatcgaaaaaaaatctcaaataagATAATCACTTGTTTAAGCCAACGAATAGGCAACTATCCTTTTCTCTTGCCCAATGCAGTTTCAGGGAAATTAAGTAAAAAGATTGGCTTTTCCAGATCAGAACTTTTTCTGTCGGTTTAGATCTCTAACTCTATCAGTCTGGCAATCTAACTTTCTATACACCAATACGCAAAGTGGCAGAGACTAtagaaaaactgaaaagaaaaaagaacctaGGAAAATCAAGAGCTTACATCATTCCCTGGGTCAGTCCTGCCATCATCCAACAGCAAATTTGGGGTGCCAGATCTTCGAAAACATGAAACTTCGTTTTCTCGCATGTAACTGGACACATCTAGGCATGTCTTCAAGCCAGAAAGCAGGTTTCTTGCAATAAGACAGCTGTAACAGCATGAACAACCATACTAGATGTTAATACATGTTAAGtgtttgaagataatattttaccaAGATCCAGTTTACCTGTTTCTCCCAAAGATTTCGACTCCCTTCAAGTAAAGATCCTTCTCAATAGGCTTCCACTCTGTAGATGGTTGACTTGTCTCAGACTTTTCTAAAATGGTTATTGCTCCATTTCCACTAACATGGTCTGGCTGACAAACCGAGGAACCACCATCATGGACCAAATTGTCTGGAATAGGCTCAGCTACTTTTGCATCAGTTCCTGAGTCTCTATCTACTTTATTGGTATCACGTGTTCCACCTTGATCACTCTTTGTGCTATCGAATGCCTGATCTAAGCTAGGGAAAGGATTGACAAATGTTATATTTGTATCCGAGGCTGCGgtcttctgtttcttgtttgatgAACTAGACAGATAATTGGAGTCTTCGAGATTCGGGACCTCACGCTTTCCCCTAATTCCATGGCCATGGGCTACACCAGAGGATGAATCTAAATTCATGGAATCAATATCTGTCTTTTCAACTTGCAGACTGACACCACCAGTAGCATCATGAAGGTCATCAGAAGAGACAGCCTTGCTGCCTTCCTTTTCTGAAGCTTTCTCTTCTGTGTTAGATGCAAAATTACTGCTTGCTCCTGGTACTTCTCTGACCGCCTGCAGATAAAACCATTAACATAAAAATGATGATTATCCAAACTCctgaacaaaaagaaactcaTACATTAATAAGACTATGCACTCGTACAACTATGATGAAAGATTACTCCTCTAGCAAACATTTACATACTAAACCTCAAACCTAGTACAGAATACTAATCACATCAATTCAGATCTCACTGCTCAAATATAGTTTATTGAGAAAACGCACTAAAATGAAAACTGTTTTTCCTTAGCTACGAAAATACTCGTCTCTGTGAGTGTTTAAAGAGACATAGAAAGATAGACCTGGATGTAACAATTTTTGCTGCAGAGGATCCTATCACCTTCATAATCAGACCAATAAGGCTGTTTTTCACTCTGTCAACCAAAGTCCTCTGTTATGTTGAAACATTAGCAATACTAATCAAAATAAAGACTGATTCAAGCTTACAGCACTAATCAAAGGCTGAGAACATCCATGCAGACGACAGTCAAACACCTGTTAGAATAACAAAAGAATGATAAACATGATTAACAACAAATACTTCGTAACACATGATCTCTGTCACAAAGGAAAAATTCCAAGTACCAGGCAACGGCGGCAGAAAAGATTATCAAAAGAATCTAGAGCAGCACCAAGGCCCTTTTCTAGAGATATTCCCAGCTTCAATCCGGAATTAGAAAAGCCCTCAACATTATCCACATTCTTCAACTTGAGCTCATCGTATCTTTCCTGCATCAGACAGGAAGTCAAACACCATTAgcgaagaagaataaaaagaccagaaaaacaacaagaacaagatgaCTAAAACTACACCAGAATGTCTGAAGCATCTACGCTGAGGAACTGACAAAGAGCATCCTGCACTTTCTCACCCATGCCATACTCCTGCCCAATCGACCTGCCAATTCAAGGTActaagaaatttatatatagcaTGAGATAAATTTCAAACTTACTGCTAAAGAAAAGTCTTTAAAGAATGAAATTTGATATAACTACGACAGATTTCATCTTTCTTTGATTAATAAATTCCACCCAGGTACTTCTTTCCTCAAATATTAAGATAAGTATCACAATTTGCCCCCAGTAAAGAATGTGACAGTCCATGATTCAGATCCTCTGCAAAAAACTAACCATATAACGGAGTCTTCACCCTCGGAATATTCGCGTTTTTCCTCCTCAGGTTCTGGTTCTTCCTCACTATCGCTGCATATTAGTGTCTCACCACCATGGTGCTCATAGTAGATTTGTCGTCGACCAACCACAGACTGATCTTCAGCCATTCTTTGATTTCTGCATAATTATGAAACTTCTATACtcagaaaaacaaacaaccacaaTTGCACTCAAAACAATGTGATGATAGCTATAGACGAGAATGGCAAAAGAAAAGTGCATGCCTGTCCAAAAATATCCAGGTAGTGTATGGCGGTATCCTCTCAGCAACCGAAAGCTTAACACTTGCAGAGATAACATCCTTAGTAGGAACATAGTCTCTATCTCCCACCCCATGAGAAAAACCATTCAACTTGCAGAGTGGAATCTCCATCCtcgaagaaaacaaattgataTCTCCATTGTCCCCTGATGAGGTAGCCCGGTTCAACGCAGCGGACGAGAGAGGAGTGACATTGGCATCCACTTTCTTTCTATTAGCCTCAAATTTCTCCTACATTTCcatgaaaataatcaaaaccaataaaTGAATTCataaattggtaaaaaaaaaaaaaaaaatcagaaagaacaTCATGTATATAGAAAGGTCACTTACTTTAATAGACCTAGCTCTCTCTCCTTGAATTTTCCTTTTAAGCTCACCCAATCTGTTCTCCAAACCCTCGAGACTaacaccatcatcaccatcgtcatcgtcatctaCATGTGACTTCTATTAAGAAGCCCAACAAAAGTGTAAACATTCAAAACGAAATCAAcaaggggaaaaaaaacaaacactaatTAGGTCAAGCGGATATACACACGAACAATTCAatcagatgaagaaaaaaaa contains:
- the LOC104737584 gene encoding histone-lysine N-methyltransferase EZA1-like isoform X1, coding for MVKEDSDSSERIVKSHVDDDDDGDDGVSLEGLENRLGELKRKIQGERARSIKEKFEANRKKVDANVTPLSSAALNRATSSGDNGDINLFSSRMEIPLCKLNGFSHGVGDRDYVPTKDVISASVKLSVAERIPPYTTWIFLDRNQRMAEDQSVVGRRQIYYEHHGGETLICSDSEEEPEPEEEKREYSEGEDSVIWSIGQEYGMGEKVQDALCQFLSVDASDILERYDELKLKNVDNVEGFSNSGLKLGISLEKGLGAALDSFDNLFCRRCLVFDCRLHGCSQPLISASEKQPYWSDYEGDRILCSKNCYIQAVREVPGASSNFASNTEEKASEKEGSKAVSSDDLHDATGGVSLQVEKTDIDSMNLDSSSGVAHGHGIRGKREVPNLEDSNYLSSSSNKKQKTAASDTNITFVNPFPSLDQAFDSTKSDQGGTRDTNKVDRDSGTDAKVAEPIPDNLVHDGGSSVCQPDHVSGNGAITILEKSETSQPSTEWKPIEKDLYLKGVEIFGRNSCLIARNLLSGLKTCLDVSSYMRENEVSCFRRSGTPNLLLDDGRTDPGNDDDEVPPRTRLFRRKGKTRKLKYSTKSAGHPSVWKRIAGGKNQSCKQYTPCGCVSMCGKDCPCLTNETCCEKYCGCSKSCKNRFRGCHCAKSQCRSRQCPCFAAGRECDPDVCRNCWVSCGDGSLGEAPRRGEGQCGNMRLLLRQQQRILLGKSDVAGWGAFLKNSVSKNEYLGEYTGELISHREADKRGKIYDRANSSFLFDLNDQYVLDAQRKGDKLKFANHSAKPNCYAKVMFVAGDHRVGIFANERIEASEELFYDYRYGPDQAPAWARKPEGSKKDDSAITHRRARKHQSH
- the LOC104737584 gene encoding histone-lysine N-methyltransferase EZA1-like isoform X2, translating into MVKEDSDSSERIKSHVDDDDDGDDGVSLEGLENRLGELKRKIQGERARSIKEKFEANRKKVDANVTPLSSAALNRATSSGDNGDINLFSSRMEIPLCKLNGFSHGVGDRDYVPTKDVISASVKLSVAERIPPYTTWIFLDRNQRMAEDQSVVGRRQIYYEHHGGETLICSDSEEEPEPEEEKREYSEGEDSVIWSIGQEYGMGEKVQDALCQFLSVDASDILERYDELKLKNVDNVEGFSNSGLKLGISLEKGLGAALDSFDNLFCRRCLVFDCRLHGCSQPLISASEKQPYWSDYEGDRILCSKNCYIQAVREVPGASSNFASNTEEKASEKEGSKAVSSDDLHDATGGVSLQVEKTDIDSMNLDSSSGVAHGHGIRGKREVPNLEDSNYLSSSSNKKQKTAASDTNITFVNPFPSLDQAFDSTKSDQGGTRDTNKVDRDSGTDAKVAEPIPDNLVHDGGSSVCQPDHVSGNGAITILEKSETSQPSTEWKPIEKDLYLKGVEIFGRNSCLIARNLLSGLKTCLDVSSYMRENEVSCFRRSGTPNLLLDDGRTDPGNDDDEVPPRTRLFRRKGKTRKLKYSTKSAGHPSVWKRIAGGKNQSCKQYTPCGCVSMCGKDCPCLTNETCCEKYCGCSKSCKNRFRGCHCAKSQCRSRQCPCFAAGRECDPDVCRNCWVSCGDGSLGEAPRRGEGQCGNMRLLLRQQQRILLGKSDVAGWGAFLKNSVSKNEYLGEYTGELISHREADKRGKIYDRANSSFLFDLNDQYVLDAQRKGDKLKFANHSAKPNCYAKVMFVAGDHRVGIFANERIEASEELFYDYRYGPDQAPAWARKPEGSKKDDSAITHRRARKHQSH